One stretch of Labrus bergylta chromosome 24, fLabBer1.1, whole genome shotgun sequence DNA includes these proteins:
- the LOC110002582 gene encoding cyclic nucleotide-gated channel cone photoreceptor subunit alpha-like produces the protein MESQDQTSSVGSGLRSRLSNMMTFGRSSVAPAGSENEQTTRNRSRDIQTSQAAQNMNNSNNNDGKKDEKKDEKKDEKKDEKKDEKKDEKKDEKKDEKKDEKKDEKKDEKKDEKKDDKKDAKKDDKKEEPKEVWILDPATDMYYYWLCTISIPVFYNMMLLVARSCFNELQYKNTETWMALDYTSDFLYCIDTFVRLRTGFLEQGLLVKDEKILKERYMKTRQFKLDVMSMIPTDIIYLQIGIDNAEWRFNRLFKSARLFEFFDRTETRTNFPNIFRIGNLVLYIIIIIHWNACLYFAISKVLGFGSDTWVYPSMDNAEYARLARQYIYCFYWSTLTLTTIGETPPPVRDIEYFFVVADFLTGVLIFATIVGNVGAMISNMGAARVEFQAKIDSIKQYMQFRKVTKDLEVRVVKWFDYLWTEEKTCDEKLVLKNLPDKLKAEIAINVHLETLSKVRIFQDCEAGLLVELVLKLQPQVFSPGDYICKKGDIGREMYIIKEGKLAVVADDGVTQFVVLSDGAYFGEISILGIKGSKAGNRRTANIRSVGYSDLFALSKDDLMEALTEYPDAKTLLEEKGKAILMKDNLIDMSLAALTDAKDLENKVNAIEASMEIMSTKFRKMSEQYESHQRKLKQRLKNMSNEVRTLRFDEEI, from the exons ATGGAGAGTCAGGATCAAACATCTTCTGTGGGGTCTGGTCTGCGCTCCAG gCTGTCAAATATGATGACATTTGGGAGGAGCAGCGTCGCTCCTGCGGGGTCTGAAAACGAGCAGACAACGAGGAACAGGAGCAG aGATATCCAGACGTCTCAGGCTGcacaaaacatgaacaacagcaacaacaatgacGG AAAGAAAGACGAGAAGAAGGATGAGAAGAAGGATGAGAAGAAGGACGAGAAGAAGGATGAGAAGAAGGATGAGAAGAAAGATGAGAAGAAGGACGAGAAGAAGGACGAGAAGAAGGATGAGAAGAAGGACGAGAAGAAGGACGAGAAGAAGGACGACAAAAAAGATGCCAAGAAGGATGATAAAAAGGAAGAACC AAAAGAAGTGTGGATCTTGGACCCTGCCACAGATATGTACTACTACTGGCTGTGCACCATTTCCATCCCGGTCTTCTACAACATGATGTTACTTGTAGCCAG GTCTTGTTTTAATGAACTGCagtacaaaaacacagaaacatggaTGGCTTTGGACTACACATCAGATTTCCTCTACTGCATTGACACCTTTGTGAGATTGAGGACAG GTTTTCTTGAGCAAGGACTTCTTGTGAAAGATGAGAAAATCCTGAAAGAGAGATACATGAAGACACGTCAGTTTAAATTAGACGTCATGTCAATGATTCCCACTGATATTATCTACCTCCAAATCGGAATTGACAACGCAGAGTGGAGGTTCAACCGCCTCTTCAAGTCCGCCCGTCTCTTTGAGTTCTTTGACCGGACTGAAACCAGAACCAATTTCCCCAACATCTTCCGAATTGGCAACCTCGTCCtgtacatcatcatcatcatccactGGAACGCTTGCCTCTACTTTGCAATCTCCAAGGTGCTCGGCTTCGGCTCGGACACCTGGGTTTACCCGAGCATGGACAATGCTGAATATGCTCGCTTGGCAAGGCAGTACATCTACTGCTTCTACTGGTCCACTCTTACCCTGACCACTATCGGAGAAACGCCTCCCCCAGTCCGAGACATCGAGTACTTCTTCGTGGTGGCAGACTTCCTCACTGGAGTTCTGATCTTTGCTACGATTGTCGGAAACGTCGGTGCCATGATTTCCAACATGGGCGCCGCACGTGTGGAGTTCCAGGCGAAGATCGACTCCATCAAGCAGTACATGCAGTTTCGAAAGGTCACCAAAGACCTGGAGGTGAGGGTGGTTAAGTGGTTCGACTACCTGTGGACGGAGGAGAAAACCTGCGACGAGAAGCTGGTGCTGAAGAATCTGCCGGACAAGCTAAAGGCTGAGATAGCCATTAACGTCCATCTGGAGACCCTGAGTAAAGTGCGGATCTTTCAGGACTGTGAGGCGGGTCTGCTTGTTGAGTTGGTCCTGAAGCTTCAGCCTCAGGTGTTCAGTCCTGGCGACTACATCTGTAAGAAAGGGGACATTGGGAGGGAAATGTACATCATCAAAGAAGGAAAGCTTGCTGTAGTTGCAGATGACGGGGTTACTCAGTTTGTGGTCCTAAGTGATGGCGCGTACTTTGGAGAAATCAGCATCCTAGGTATCAAGGGCAGCAAAGCGGGAAACCGGAGAACCGCAAACATCAGAAGCGTGGGCTACTCCGATCTGTTCGCCCTCTCCAAGGATGATCTCATGGAGGCACTCACCGAGTATCCAGACGCCAAAACGCTCCTGGAGGAGAAGGGAAAGGCCATCCTGATGAAAGACAACCTCATTGATATGTCGCTGGCCGCTCTAACGGACGCCAAAGACTTGGAGAACAAAGTCAACGCGATCGAAGCCAGTATGGAGATCATGTCGACCAAATTTAGAAAGATGTCGGAGCAGTACGAGTCTCACCAGCGTAAACTGAAGCAACGACTCAAAAACATGTCCAATGAGGTCCGAACCCTCAGGTTTGATGAAGAGATTTGA